In a single window of the Phaeobacter sp. G2 genome:
- a CDS encoding ABC transporter ATP-binding protein: MALELRNVTKRVGAVTHIKETSLMLEPGHFNVLLGATGSGKTSLIKLMAGLDPMASGQVLMEGEDVSRLSTQKRNISLVHQFFINYPHMTVYENIASPLKVVGMAKSEIADRVAEAAKILKLEPMLHRRPHELSGGQQQRCALARAIAKESRAVFLDEPLANLDYKLREELRDQLPELFAGRGAVVVYATSEPEEALLLGGKTALMRDGRVTQFGPTAEIYRNPGNLDAARVFSDPPINTATVIKEGTTARMGDRVSWQLSGTAAGLSDGAYSLAIRPYHVLPSASKKATVRLDGRVQVTELSGSESSAHFDLGLGGTAGGEAHANWVSLSAGVHPYEIGEMHDFYMDPSACYFFAPDGSRAA; the protein is encoded by the coding sequence ATGGCACTAGAATTAAGAAACGTGACCAAGCGCGTCGGCGCGGTCACCCATATCAAGGAGACATCCTTGATGCTGGAACCCGGTCACTTCAACGTCCTGTTGGGCGCCACCGGTTCGGGCAAGACCTCCCTTATCAAGCTGATGGCCGGGCTGGACCCGATGGCCAGCGGTCAGGTGCTGATGGAGGGCGAGGATGTGTCCCGCCTGAGCACCCAGAAACGCAACATCAGTCTGGTGCACCAGTTTTTCATCAACTACCCGCATATGACGGTCTATGAGAATATCGCCTCGCCGCTGAAAGTGGTTGGAATGGCGAAGTCCGAGATCGCGGATCGTGTCGCGGAAGCCGCCAAAATCCTGAAGCTGGAGCCGATGCTGCACCGCCGCCCGCATGAGTTGTCCGGCGGCCAGCAACAGCGCTGCGCCCTGGCCCGGGCCATTGCCAAGGAAAGCCGCGCGGTGTTTCTGGACGAGCCGCTCGCCAACCTTGACTACAAACTGCGCGAAGAGCTGCGTGACCAGCTGCCCGAGCTGTTTGCCGGGCGTGGCGCCGTGGTGGTCTATGCCACTTCGGAACCCGAAGAGGCGCTGTTGCTGGGCGGCAAAACCGCCTTGATGCGCGACGGGCGCGTCACCCAGTTTGGCCCCACCGCTGAAATCTACCGCAACCCCGGCAATCTGGACGCGGCACGAGTTTTTTCTGACCCGCCAATCAATACCGCCACGGTGATCAAAGAAGGCACTACCGCCCGCATGGGAGACCGGGTGAGCTGGCAGCTGAGCGGCACCGCCGCCGGGCTGAGCGATGGCGCCTATTCCCTTGCCATCCGCCCCTATCACGTCCTGCCCAGCGCCAGCAAAAAGGCCACTGTGCGCCTTGATGGCCGGGTACAGGTGACCGAGCTGTCAGGTTCGGAAAGTTCTGCGCATTTCGATCTTGGCCTTGGTGGCACCGCAGGCGGCGAAGCCCACGCCAACTGGGTATCCCTGTCGGCGGGGGTGCACCCCTACGAGATTGGCGAAATGCATGATTTCTACATGGACCCTTCGGCGTGCTACTTCTTTGCACCCGATGGCTCCCGCGCAGCCTGA
- a CDS encoding ABC transporter substrate-binding protein, with protein sequence MRRYLLSAAAVCAVAAGQAVYADEAAAVKWIDEEFQPSVLTKDEQMSEMQWFITAAEPFKGMEINVLSEGIPTHSYESEVLTKAFEEITGIKVNHQILGEGEVVQAVQTQMQTQRNLYDAYVNDSDLIGTHSRLQLAHNLTDMMAGDFKSVTNPGLDLDDFMGTQFTTGPDGDLYQLPDQQFANLYWFRKDWFDRADLQEAFKAKYGYDLGVPVNWSAYEDIAEFFSEDVKEIDGTTIYGHMDYGKRAPDLGWRMTDAWLSMAGAGSKGEPNGVPIDEWGIRMEAGTCNPVGASVTRGGAANGPAAVYAIRKWDEWLRKYAPPGAASYDFYQSLPALAQGNVAQQIFWYTAFTADMVKPQSEGNNTVDEAGKPLWRMAPSPHGPYWEDGQKVGYQDVGSWTFLKSTPLERSQAAWLYAQFVVSKTVDVKKSHVGLTFIRDSSVNHESFSERAENLGGLVEFYRSPDRVAWSPTGVNVPDYPKLAQIWWQQIGDVNSGAFTPQEAMNRLAEEMDITMARMQRADEQAEIYGGCGPRLNEEKDAEWWYANGGAKPPLENEKPAGQTVNYDELVARWASQ encoded by the coding sequence ATGCGCAGGTATCTTTTGTCCGCAGCAGCGGTATGCGCCGTGGCTGCGGGACAGGCGGTTTATGCCGATGAAGCAGCCGCAGTTAAGTGGATCGATGAGGAGTTTCAGCCCTCGGTCCTGACCAAAGATGAACAGATGAGCGAGATGCAGTGGTTTATCACCGCCGCCGAGCCCTTCAAAGGTATGGAGATCAACGTGCTCTCCGAGGGGATCCCGACGCATTCTTATGAGTCGGAAGTTCTCACCAAAGCCTTTGAAGAAATCACCGGGATCAAGGTCAATCACCAGATTCTCGGCGAAGGCGAAGTGGTGCAGGCGGTGCAGACCCAGATGCAGACACAGCGCAATCTTTATGATGCCTATGTCAATGACTCGGATCTGATCGGCACCCACTCGCGGCTGCAACTGGCCCATAACCTGACGGATATGATGGCGGGTGATTTCAAGTCGGTGACCAACCCCGGCCTGGATCTGGATGACTTTATGGGCACCCAGTTCACCACCGGTCCCGATGGGGATCTGTATCAGCTGCCCGACCAGCAGTTTGCCAACCTGTATTGGTTCCGCAAAGACTGGTTCGACCGCGCCGATCTGCAAGAGGCCTTCAAGGCAAAATACGGCTATGACCTGGGGGTTCCGGTCAATTGGTCCGCCTATGAGGACATCGCCGAATTCTTTAGCGAAGACGTCAAAGAAATCGACGGTACAACGATCTATGGCCATATGGATTACGGCAAACGCGCGCCTGACCTGGGCTGGCGGATGACCGATGCCTGGCTGTCGATGGCCGGTGCCGGGTCCAAGGGTGAGCCAAACGGCGTGCCAATCGACGAATGGGGCATCCGCATGGAAGCCGGCACCTGTAACCCGGTTGGCGCCTCTGTCACCCGTGGTGGCGCTGCAAACGGTCCGGCTGCGGTCTATGCGATCCGCAAATGGGACGAATGGCTGCGCAAATATGCACCTCCCGGTGCCGCGTCTTATGACTTTTACCAGTCTCTGCCCGCGCTTGCGCAGGGCAATGTTGCCCAGCAGATCTTTTGGTACACCGCCTTTACCGCCGATATGGTAAAGCCGCAGTCCGAAGGCAACAACACAGTCGACGAAGCAGGCAAGCCCCTGTGGCGGATGGCGCCTAGCCCGCACGGCCCCTACTGGGAAGACGGCCAGAAGGTTGGCTATCAGGACGTTGGTTCCTGGACCTTCCTCAAGTCGACGCCTTTGGAGCGCTCGCAGGCAGCCTGGCTTTATGCTCAGTTTGTTGTCTCCAAAACTGTCGACGTGAAAAAGTCCCACGTGGGTCTGACCTTCATTCGTGACAGCTCGGTCAACCACGAGAGCTTCTCGGAGAGAGCTGAAAACCTGGGCGGTCTGGTGGAATTCTACCGCTCGCCGGATCGTGTGGCCTGGTCGCCAACCGGTGTGAACGTGCCTGACTATCCAAAGCTGGCCCAGATCTGGTGGCAGCAGATTGGCGACGTGAACTCGGGGGCCTTTACCCCGCAGGAAGCCATGAACCGTCTGGCCGAAGAAATGGACATCACCATGGCCCGGATGCAGCGTGCAGACGAGCAGGCTGAGATCTACGGCGGCTGCGGTCCGCGTCTCAATGAGGAAAAAGACGCTGAGTGGTGGTATGCCAATGGCGGCGCCAAGCCACCACTGGAGAACGAAAAACCTGCAGGTCAGACCGTCAACTACGACGAGCTGGTCGCCCGCTGGGCCTCGCAGTAA
- a CDS encoding class I SAM-dependent RNA methyltransferase produces the protein MSDIDTFEIFLTAAPGLEAALLAEVREAGFAAAKSVPGGVTVQGDWREVWRANLSLRGAARVLARIGEFRAFHLAQLDKRARKFPWGEVLRKDVPVKVEVTTNKKSKIYHAGAAAQRVEKALVESFGATLSKEAALTLKLRIDDNMCQFSVDTSGEGLHKRGHKSAVGKAPMRENLAALFLRDCGFDGREPVVDPMCGSGTFVIEAAEIALGLVPGRSRSFAFEQMASFDAAAYAALKAELTPQEVDVSALNFYGSDRNAGAVEMATANAERAGVAAITQFSHHAVSDLMPPDGPAGLVIVNPPYGARIGNKKLLFALYGALGKTLMERFSGWRVGIVTSETGLAKATGLPLLPLGAPVAHGGLKIRLFKTAPLR, from the coding sequence ATGAGCGATATAGACACATTCGAGATCTTTCTGACCGCAGCCCCAGGGCTGGAGGCTGCGCTGCTGGCCGAGGTCCGCGAGGCTGGCTTTGCCGCTGCCAAATCCGTGCCCGGTGGCGTCACCGTGCAGGGGGACTGGCGCGAGGTCTGGCGCGCCAACCTGAGCCTGCGGGGCGCTGCCCGTGTGCTGGCCCGCATTGGGGAGTTTCGCGCCTTTCATTTGGCCCAGCTGGATAAGCGCGCGCGCAAGTTCCCCTGGGGTGAGGTGCTGCGCAAGGACGTGCCGGTCAAGGTGGAGGTCACCACCAACAAGAAGTCCAAGATCTACCATGCTGGCGCCGCGGCGCAGCGGGTGGAAAAGGCACTGGTTGAAAGCTTTGGCGCCACCCTGTCAAAAGAGGCAGCACTGACGTTGAAGCTGCGGATCGACGACAACATGTGCCAGTTCAGTGTTGATACCTCAGGCGAAGGTCTGCACAAACGCGGCCATAAATCCGCCGTTGGCAAGGCGCCGATGCGGGAAAACCTGGCAGCGCTGTTCCTGCGCGACTGTGGCTTTGACGGGCGTGAGCCGGTGGTCGACCCCATGTGTGGCTCTGGCACCTTTGTGATTGAGGCGGCAGAAATTGCCCTGGGCCTGGTGCCGGGGCGCAGCCGCAGCTTTGCCTTTGAACAGATGGCCAGCTTTGACGCCGCGGCCTATGCAGCGCTGAAAGCAGAGCTGACGCCGCAGGAGGTGGATGTCTCGGCGCTGAACTTCTATGGCTCTGACCGCAACGCCGGTGCGGTTGAGATGGCAACCGCCAATGCCGAACGTGCCGGGGTGGCGGCTATCACGCAGTTCAGCCATCACGCGGTCAGTGACCTGATGCCGCCCGATGGACCAGCGGGGCTGGTGATCGTCAACCCGCCCTATGGGGCGCGGATTGGCAACAAGAAACTGCTCTTTGCGCTTTATGGTGCGCTGGGCAAGACCCTGATGGAGCGCTTTTCCGGCTGGCGGGTTGGCATTGTCACCAGCGAGACCGGGCTGGCCAAGGCCACGGGGCTGCCGCTGTTGCCCCTGGGGGCGCCGGTGGCCCATGGCGGGCTGAAAATCCGCCTGTTCAAAACGGCTCCCCTGCGCTGA
- a CDS encoding thioesterase family protein yields MTTQPTQGHDGPYPAPIVVTERSVLPEWIDYNGHMNVAYYGLAFDNAIDQMFDNHIGNGEAYVRVAAQGMFVLQSNMQFLQELRLGQVFSVSFQLIDHDTKRLHFWSEILLDGQVCATQEVLAMHVDLTSKRSAVFPDWLQARLAQLQADHAALARPERLGATLGIRRG; encoded by the coding sequence ATGACAACACAACCCACGCAGGGGCATGATGGCCCTTATCCAGCACCCATTGTGGTGACAGAACGATCAGTTTTGCCAGAGTGGATCGACTACAATGGCCATATGAACGTCGCCTATTATGGTCTGGCCTTTGATAATGCGATTGATCAGATGTTTGATAACCACATAGGCAATGGCGAGGCCTATGTGCGTGTCGCCGCCCAGGGCATGTTTGTGCTGCAGTCGAATATGCAATTCCTGCAAGAGCTGCGGCTGGGGCAGGTCTTCTCGGTCAGTTTTCAGCTTATTGATCACGACACCAAGCGGCTGCATTTTTGGTCAGAGATTTTGTTGGACGGGCAGGTCTGCGCCACCCAGGAAGTCCTGGCGATGCATGTTGACCTGACCAGCAAACGTTCGGCTGTGTTTCCCGACTGGCTGCAGGCGCGCTTGGCGCAGTTGCAGGCGGATCACGCCGCGCTTGCGCGTCCCGAACGGCTGGGGGCCACGCTCGGCATTCGCCGGGGCTGA